CGGTCGAGCCGGGAGGGCGTTCGCCCTGGGTCAAGGACCTTTCGACCCGGAAGATCTGAATCGGAATCCGGAACGGCGGGCTGCGTCGCCCCCCGGCCAAATGATCAGATTTCTACGCTTCTGAGTGAGCGTCTACAGGCCATCGTCACGGGCGCGGCCCGAGGGATCGGTCGGGCAACGGCGGTCGAGCTCGCCAGGGCGGGCGCCCGCGCCGTCGTGTTGGCCGACTTGCGTCAGGCGCTCTCTCTGGAAACTGCAGCCCTGGTACGCGCCGAGGGAGCCGAAGCGCTCGCCCTCGAAACCGATGTCTCCGACCTCGCCTCTCTACGTCGCCTCATGGGAGAGACCGAGGACCGATTCGGCGGTCTTCACATCCTGCATAACAATGCGGGCCTCGGCGAAGGCCCGCACACGTGGCCGGATCTGCCGAGCGACCGCGCCGTAGCGGTCATCGACGTCAACCTGCGCGGTGTCATCCTCGGCACCCAGCTGGCACTCGAGGCCATGAAACGCTCCGGTGGCGGTGCCGTCGTCAACACGTCCTCAGGCGGTGCCTTCGTCCCGCTTCCCCAGCAGGCCGTGTACGTCGCAACCAAGGCAGGCGTCGTTCACTTCACGAAATCCTGCGTGCCCCTCCAGGAAAGCCACGGCGTACGCGTGAGCTGTGTCTGCCCAGGCGTCGTCGCTACGGATATGGTGCAAGAGACGGGTCCTGACGGACCGGCGGCGTGGCTGCAGCCGATCATCGATGGCGTGGAAATGCTGGCGCCGGAAGACATCGCGGCCAAGGTCCTCGAGTTGATCCGCGACCCGGAGAGCGCGGGAAAGATCGCGTTCGTCGGGAACCAACCGCGCGAAGCGGGCTGACGATCGAACTCCGGCGAGGCGGGTCCAGCGCCTTCGACATCGCTCGAAATTCAACGACACGCCTCCGATGCGCGGCCCACGCGGTATCCTTGACGATCGGAAAGGGGAGCCCTCAATGACGACGCGCGTAGGCTACATCGGACTGGGCGACATGGGGATGCCCATGGCTTCGCACCTCGCCCCCGCTGGCTTCGATACGACTGTCTGCGATCTGGACAATTTGAAGGTTCAACGGCTCGTAACGGGTGGCGCAAAGGCGGCTTCCAATGCACGGGAAGCAGGAATGCGATCGGACGTTCTCTGTGTCTGCGTTCCTACGGACGCGCATGTGCGAGCCGTCCTCACTGGGAAGGACGGGGCGTTGGAAGGCGTGGCGGCCGGCACGCTGATCGCCATCCACAGCACCGTGCAGCCCGAGACGATCGAGGAAATGGCCAAGGCCGCGGATGCAAAGGGCGCCGTGGTGATCGATGCCTGCGTCACGGGTGGCTCCCACGGCGCCGCGGCCGGCGAACTCGTCTTC
This region of bacterium genomic DNA includes:
- a CDS encoding SDR family oxidoreductase; the encoded protein is RSSREGVRPGSRTFRPGRSESESGTAGCVAPRPNDQISTLLSERLQAIVTGAARGIGRATAVELARAGARAVVLADLRQALSLETAALVRAEGAEALALETDVSDLASLRRLMGETEDRFGGLHILHNNAGLGEGPHTWPDLPSDRAVAVIDVNLRGVILGTQLALEAMKRSGGGAVVNTSSGGAFVPLPQQAVYVATKAGVVHFTKSCVPLQESHGVRVSCVCPGVVATDMVQETGPDGPAAWLQPIIDGVEMLAPEDIAAKVLELIRDPESAGKIAFVGNQPREAG